The following proteins are encoded in a genomic region of Phycodurus eques isolate BA_2022a chromosome 11, UOR_Pequ_1.1, whole genome shotgun sequence:
- the adob gene encoding 2-aminoethanethiol (cysteamine) dioxygenase b → MKPRESSIMSSLVQRIARQALVTFRQPPHSFPEEHSQLLGLLSQVRAADLRLAPPGSRPPPPRGAPPVTYMHICETDHFSMGVFLLQSGACIPLHDHPGMHGLLKVVYGKLRVSCFDKLDRGPEPGAPRPSRPQVGALRRSVLRSSAEYADDSQPCVLAPDRDNLHQIDALDGPAAFVDVLAPPYDPDDGRDCHYFRVLQGAELRESHEREVWLMEIAQPLSFWCGTEPYPGPEVRL, encoded by the coding sequence ATGAAACCGCGAGAAAGTTCCATCATGAGCTCCCTGGTGCAGAGGATCGCCCGGCAGGCCCTCGTCACGTTCCGCCAGCCGCCTCACTCGTTCCCCGAGGAGCACAGCCAGCTGCTGGGCCTGCTGAGCCAGGTGCGTGCCGCCGACCTGCGACTGGCCCCGCCCGGCTCgcgcccccccccgccccgcgGCGCCCCCCCGGTCACCTACATGCACATCTGCGAGACGGACCACTTCAGCATGGGCGTGTTCCTCCTCCAAAGCGGCGCCTGCATCCCCCTGCACGACCACCCGGGCATGCACGGCCTGCTCAAGGTCGTGTACGGAAAGCTGCGCGTCAGCTGCTTCGACAAGCTGGACAGAGGACCGGAACCGGGAGCCCCTCGGCCCTCCCGGCCTCAAGTGGGCGCCCTGCGGCGCTCGGTTCTGCGATCCAGCGCCGAGTACGCGGACGACAGCCAGCCGTGCGTGCTGGCGCCCGACCGGGACAACCTGCACCAAATCGACGCCTTGGACGGACCCGCCGCCTTCGTGGACGTCCTGGCGCCGCCCTACGACCCGGACGACGGACGGGACTGTCACTACTTCCGGGTCCTGCAGGGCGCCGAGCTCAGGGAGTCTCACGAGCGGGAGGTCTGGCTCATGGAGATCGCCCAGCCCTTGTCCTTCTGGTGCGGGACGGAACCCTACCCGGGCCCCGAGGTGCGCCTCTGA